From a single Brassica rapa cultivar Chiifu-401-42 chromosome A01, CAAS_Brap_v3.01, whole genome shotgun sequence genomic region:
- the LOC103840450 gene encoding uncharacterized protein LOC103840450 has protein sequence MDVNKNIVKTLARWCLLLQAIMISSNTVALKEPDYVNMNVTIRNAMTGLIRPEIVYRCQSKRKDYGWHRSKKPGMQFSFPIILIKGESKIPAIHICNVRSVLGTATLVIENTYLDAEMCPKSSCAHVATPKGIVFRGLEWDFKTVFPKLKPVEYLELPWTPWPNRT, from the coding sequence ATGGATGTCAACAAGAACATCGTCAAAACCCTAGCTCGATGGTGCCTTCTCCTACAAGCAATAATGATCTCTTCCAACACCGTGGCTCTCAAGGAACCAGACTACGTAAACATGAACGTAACAATCCGTAACGCAATGACAGGGCTAATCCGACCGGAGATCGTCTACCGATGCCAGTCCAAACGCAAAGACTACGGTTGGCATCGATCTAAAAAACCAGGAATGCAGTTTTCATTCCCAATCATTCTCATAAAAGGTGAAAGCAAGATACCTGCTATTCACATCTGCAATGTCCGGTCAGTCCTAGGAACCGCCACACTCGTGATCGAAAACACTTATCTCGATGCAGAGATGTGTCCTAAATCTTCATGTGCTCACGTAGCTACACCTAAGGGGATCGTGTTTAGAGGCCTTGAATGGGATTTCAAAACCGTGTTTCCTAAACTCAAACCAGTTGAGTATCTAGAGTTGCCCTGGACACCTTGGCCTAACAGAACatga
- the LOC103840469 gene encoding phosphatidylcholine:diacylglycerol cholinephosphotransferase 1 has protein sequence MSTTTIVPLRRTSNSLNEYHTNAVAFDGIVGSASTSQMEEIVTQTDDCYANPNGDGGRSKTSLMTWRMCNPVHVVRVHWIPCLLAVGVLFFTCVEEYMLQMIPASSEPFDIGFVATGSLYRLLASSPDLNTVLAALNTVFVGMQTTYILWTWLVEGRPRATISACFMFTCRGILGYSTQLPLPQDFLGSGVDFPVGNVSFFLFYSGHVAGSTIASLDMRRMKRLRLALLFDILNVLQSIRLLGTRGQYTIDLAVGVGAGVLFDSLAGKYEEMMSKRHNVGNGFSLISSR, from the exons ATGTCAACTACAACAATCGTCCCTCTCCGTCGCACTTCTAACTCTCTCAATGAATACCACACTAACGCAGTCGCCTTTGACGGAATCGTCGGGTCAGCAAGTACTAGCCAAATGGAGGAGATTGTTACGCAAACCGACGACTGCTACGCCAACCCCAACGGAGATGGAGGGAGAAGCAAGACGTCGTTAATGACGTGGAGGATGTGCAATCCTGTCCACGTGGTGAGAGTCCATTGGATACCGTGTTTGTTAGCGGTAGGAGTTCTGTTCTTCACGTGCGTAGAGGAGTACATGCTCCAGATGATTCCGGCGAGTTCTGAGCCGTTCGATATTGGTTTTGTGGCGACGGGCTCTCTGTATCGCCTCTTGGCTTCTTCACCGGATCTTAATACCGTTTTAGCTGCTCTCAACACG GTGTTTGTAGGGATGCAAACGACGTATATTTTATGGACATGGTTGGTGGAAGGACGACCACGAGCGACCATCTCGGCTTGCTTCATGTTTACTTGCCGTGGCATTCTGGGTTACTCTACTCAGCTCCCTCTTCCTCAG GATTTTCTAGGATCAGGGGTAGATTTTCCGGTAGGAAACGTCTCGTTCTTCCTCTTCTACTCAGGCCATGTCGCAGGGTCGACGATAGCATCCTTGGATATGAGGAGAATGAAGAGGTTGAGACTTGCCTTGCTTTTTGACATCCTCAATGTATTACAATCGATCAGGCTTCTCGGGACGAGAGGACAATACACGATCGATCTCGCTGTCGGAGTTGGCGCTGGGGTTCTCTTTGACTCACTGGCTGGAAAATACGAAGAGATGATGAGCAAGAGACACAATGTAGGCAATGGTTTTAGTTTGATTTCGTCTCGCtag
- the LOC103840481 gene encoding glucan endo-1,3-beta-glucosidase 14 isoform X2, whose protein sequence is MGGVKEEKGRRAHASNSFPNLVIAYIYLCSRGHSPQGLQNKMGTEEESVSVELPAPSSWKKLFFPNKVGSVKKTEIVFVAPTGEEISNRKQLDQYLKSHPGNPSITEFDWTTSGTPRRSARISDKKTKSTPSPDKEPPKKRGRTKSSGSKKDAEEEGEKPEDTEMSPLKGTEESVTVKDGSGETKDDMVAEKTPVQEAVGESMKEQTPDLVGDSSKERVESQTDKEEETGSVVASQTAVAFIGTYGVNYGRIADNLPSPEAVATLLKSAKIRNIRIYDADHSVLTAFRNTGIEIIVGLGNEFLKDISVAEDRAMTWVKENVEPFIRGGTRISGIAVGNEILGGTTIELWEVLLPAAKNVYYALRRLGLHNMVEVSSPHSEAVFQNSYPPSSCTFRDDVAPFMKPLLTFFWQIGSPFYINAYPFLAYKSDSKEIDLNYAIFEHTKGIYDPKTKLHYDNMFDAMVDASYAALEKAGFPKVQVIVSETGWASKGDPDEAGASVKNARTYNRNLKKRLKKRKGTPYRPNMAVKAYVFALFNENLKPGPTSERNFGLFKPDGSIAYDIGFKGLKDSSATRCGFGTSLNALVSACVVMFLLLHRFV, encoded by the exons ATGGGAGGGGTAAAGGAGGAAAAGGGAAGAAGGGCTCACGCTTCAAATAGTTTTCCCAACTTGGTCAttgcatatatatatctatgttcgAGAGGTCATTCTCCCCAA ggATTGCAAAACAAAATGGGTACAGAAGAGGAAAGTGTATCTGTGGAGCTACCAGCACCTTCTTCATGGAAAAAACTG ttttttcCAAACAAAGTGGGATCAGTGAAGAAAACAGAGATTGTGTTTGTTGCTCCAACGGGTGAAGAGATCAGTAACAGGAAGCAGCTGGACCAGTACCTCAAATCTCACCCTGGAAACCCTTCAATCACTGAGTTTGATTGGACCACCAGTGGGACGCCTAGGAGATCTGCAAGGATCAGTGATAAGAAGACTAAGTCAACTCCCTCGCCAGACAAAGAGCCGCCTAAGAAGCGAGGTAGAACTAAATCTTCAGGATCAAAGAAAGAtgcagaagaagaaggtgaGAAACCAGAGGATACTGAGATGTCTCCTCTTAAGGGAACGGAAGAGAGTGTAACTGTTAAGGATGGCTCTGGTGAAACAAAAGACGACATGGTTGCAGAGAAGACTCCTGTTCAAGAAGCTGTTGGTGAGTCGATGAAGGAGCAAACACCGGATCTAGTTGGAGATAGTAGTAAGGAGAGAGTGGAGTCTCAGACAGACAAAGAAGAGGAGACTGGCTCGGTCG TCGCTTCACAAACGGCCGTGGCATTCATCGGAACGTACGGTGTAAACTACGGTCGCATAGCCGACAACCTCCCATCTCCTGAAGCAGTAGCAACTCTCCTTAAATCAGCAAAGATCAGAAACATACGTATCTACGACGCTGATCACTCCGTCCTCACGGCCTTCCGTAACACCGGGATAGAGATCATCGTTGGCCTAGGCAATGAGTTTCTCAAGGACATTAGCGTTGCGGAAGACCGAGCCATGACTTGGGTTAAAGAAAACGTCGAGCCTTTCATACGAGGTGGTACTAGAATCAGCGGTATAGCCGTGGGAAACGAGATTTTAGGTGGCACCACTATCGAGCTTTGGGAAGTTCTTTTACCTGCGGCCAAGAACGTTTACTACGCTCTTCGCCGTCTCGGACTTCACAATATGGTCGAG GTGTCGAGTCCACACTCGGAAGCGGTGTTTCAGAACTCGTATCCACCGTCATCATGCACGTTCAGGGACGATGTGGCGCCGTTTATGAAGCCGTTGTTAACATTTTTCTGGCAAATTGGGTCGCCGTTCTACATTAACGCTTACCCTTTTCTAGCTTATAAATCTGATTCAAAGGAAATTGACCTTAACTACGCCATCTTCGAGCATACCAAAGGCATATACGACCCCAAAACTAAGCTTCATTACGATAACATGTTCGATGCTATGGTCGATGCTTCTTATGCTGCTCTCGAAAAAGCTGGCTTTCCAAAAGTGCAG GTCATTGTTTCGGAGACAGGGTGGGCATCAAAAGGCGACCCAGATGAAGCCGGAGCATCGGTGAAGAACGCGAGAACATACAATCGGAATCTTAAAAAACGACTAAAGAAGAGAAAAGGCACACCGTACAGACCAAACATGGCGGTGAAAGCTTACGTGTTTGCTCTATTCAACGAGAATCTGAAGCCGGGTCCCACTTCCGAGAGGAACTTTGGTCTTTTCAAACCCGACGGTAGTATTGCCTACGACATTGGTTTCAAGGGACTCAAGGACTCTTCTGCCACACGGTGTGGGTTTGGGACGTCCTTGAACGCTCTTGTTTCCGCTTGTGTTgttatgtttcttcttcttcaccgttTCGTGTGA
- the LOC103840481 gene encoding methyl-CpG-binding domain-containing protein 11 isoform X1: protein MGTEEESVSVELPAPSSWKKLFFPNKVGSVKKTEIVFVAPTGEEISNRKQLDQYLKSHPGNPSITEFDWTTSGTPRRSARISDKKTKSTPSPDKEPPKKRGRTKSSGSKKDAEEEGEKPEDTEMSPLKGTEESVTVKDGSGETKDDMVAEKTPVQEAVGESMKEQTPDLVGDSSKERVESQTDKEEETGSVVKTSVEAEIKTAEGNTEQKKEDAGQGAPESEPEAETKSHEGNGLTAEAEGKEKAAE from the exons ATGGGTACAGAAGAGGAAAGTGTATCTGTGGAGCTACCAGCACCTTCTTCATGGAAAAAACTG ttttttcCAAACAAAGTGGGATCAGTGAAGAAAACAGAGATTGTGTTTGTTGCTCCAACGGGTGAAGAGATCAGTAACAGGAAGCAGCTGGACCAGTACCTCAAATCTCACCCTGGAAACCCTTCAATCACTGAGTTTGATTGGACCACCAGTGGGACGCCTAGGAGATCTGCAAGGATCAGTGATAAGAAGACTAAGTCAACTCCCTCGCCAGACAAAGAGCCGCCTAAGAAGCGAGGTAGAACTAAATCTTCAGGATCAAAGAAAGAtgcagaagaagaaggtgaGAAACCAGAGGATACTGAGATGTCTCCTCTTAAGGGAACGGAAGAGAGTGTAACTGTTAAGGATGGCTCTGGTGAAACAAAAGACGACATGGTTGCAGAGAAGACTCCTGTTCAAGAAGCTGTTGGTGAGTCGATGAAGGAGCAAACACCGGATCTAGTTGGAGATAGTAGTAAGGAGAGAGTGGAGTCTCAGACAGACAAAGAAGAGGAGACTGGCTCGGTCGTAAAGACATCAGTTGAAGCAGAGATCAAGACTGCTGAAGGTAACACTGAGCAGAAGAAGGAAGATGCAGGCCAAGGCGCACCTGAGTCTGAGCCTGAAGCTGAGACCAAAAGCCACGAGGGAAATGGCCTGACAGCAGAAGCTGAGGGGAAAGAGAAAGCTGCGGAGTAA